One Pseudochaenichthys georgianus chromosome 7, fPseGeo1.2, whole genome shotgun sequence DNA segment encodes these proteins:
- the LOC117450051 gene encoding teashirt homolog 2 yields MPRRKQQAPKRAAVYEDGVLQDPVPEEDAENDTQTEEEGSEKTSPKVSEDRELDNKSNNTFSNQNSPISVLSNQEAEVELASRLSDTSDRLSDFKTSSPPVSEKDDTSLSSKHKEETGGSLEKMRAAYANFLSDSYWTGIGMDLKIGKSASKANCDSKANCDSTKTEFDWHQDALSKTLHHTLSPKPTARPNLFSSVHLYRQTTKPCGSGFTGASRFRCKDCSAAYDTLVELTVHMSKSGHYQDNNHGKQSNSSGSSSKSRKRNLHDMEGKEDAQKVLKCMFCGHSFESLQDLSVHMIKTKHYQKVPLKEPLPVLTSKLLPPSKKRGFETVRPCSPDSTTGLSGYTEAQRAAAISNATNNRYGYQNGASYTWQFETCKSQILKCMECGSSHDTLQQLTTHMMVTGHFIKVTNSASKKGKQLALDPLAIEKIQSLVEPAVRYTEGETVPPKTPSPGSVEKDGQGEGTSEKMEETETKDDKQESEDQKAANGAFKYPYLREEDLEQDSGGGGDILKSLANTVASAINKAQTGTPSWSAYPSIHAAYQLSGLIKRAPLSASPPSQLKQTFNHKLRPIAPKGKSYHRAAGVEAPQGQHQNVDIKKEKVGISDGKESQNTKCDLLENDDSDCQDDSSSSSKLDADCMNEGSDAIKGKMSPDFSDRGKTPSPSASNGRSATSEPLSDTQSLLGINPLSALQSVLNNHLGKANKSNSSRLDQLTAHTQSIFADLNRSSEKQALMLGNAMRKIPDNPFLFVSEDQPIDLTKSKHSKSSSSVLQPSTPMPQKYALSDIADMLKVLPKATTPKSSTPSRIPSMKLESDVRHFEDMSPEVYSVHKRKGRQSNWNPRHLLILQAQFTSSLFMTSEGKYLLADLGPQERMYISKFTGLSMTTISHWLANVKYQLRKSGGTKFLKNMDTGHPIFYCNDCASQFRSPNQFISHLESHLGFLLKDMGHMPEEHQKDEPELSKALSVRASDALVTDNDIESKFRCKLCCRTFASNHAVKLHLSKTHSKSPDNHSQYVEMDRE; encoded by the coding sequence TGTATGAAGATGGTGTTCTTCAGGATCCCGTTCCTGAGGAAGACGCCGAGAACGACACTCAAACTGAAGAGGAAGGCTCCGAGAAGACCAGCCCCAAAGTGTCCGAGGACAGAGAGCTGGACAACAAGAGCAACAACACTTTTAGCAACCAGAACTCGCCCATCAGTGTCCTTTCCAATCAAGAAGCCGAGGTAGAGTTAGCGTCACGCCTTAGCGACACCAGTGACAGACTCTCAGACTTCAAAACCTCCTCGCCGCCTGTGAGCGAGAAGGATGACACAAGTCTCAGCTCCAAGCATAAAGAGGAGACGGGCGGCAGCTTGGAGAAGATGAGGGCGGCGTATGCAAACTTTCTTTCCGATTCTTACTGGACGGGGATAGGGATGGACTTAAAAATTGGCAAAAGCGCCAGCAAAGCCAACTGTGACAGCAAAGCCAACTGTGACAGCACCAAGACTGAGTTCGACTGGCACCAGGATGCACTCTCCAAGACCCTGCACCACACACTCTCCCCAAAACCCACTGCCAGACCTAACCTCTTCAGCTCCGTCCACCTGTACAGGCAAACCACCAAACCCTGTGGCTCAGGGTTCACAGGGGCCAGCCGGTTTCGTTGTAAGGATTGTAGCGCAGCCTATGACACTCTGGTGGAGCTGACGGTCCACATGAGCAAGAGTGGACACTACCAAGACAACAACCACGGCAAACAGAGTAATTCCTCTGGTTCGTCCTCGAAATCCAGGAAACGAAACTTGCACGATATGGAAGGAAAAGAGGATGCGCAAAAAGTTTTGAAGTGCATGTTCTGTGGCCACTCTTTTGAATCACTCCAGGATTTGAGCGTCCATATGATTAAAACTAAGCATTACcaaaaagtgcctttaaaagAGCCACTCCCCGTACTCACTTCCAAATTATTGCCACCATCAAAGAAACGGGGCTTTGAGACGGTGAGACCTTGCTCCCCTGACTCCACGACTGGTTTATCCGGCTACACCGAGGCACAAAGGGCCGCCGCCATTTCAAATGCTACCAACAATCGCTACGGCTATCAGAATGGAGCGAGTTACACCTGGCAGTTTGAGACGTGCAAGTCTCAGATTCTCAAGTGCATGGAGTGTGGAAGCTCCCATGACACCCTTCAGCAACTCACCACGCATATGATGGTTACTGGACACTTCATCAAAGTCACAAACTCGGCCTCGAAAAAGGGTAAACAGTTAGCCCTTGACCCCTTGGCCATTGAAAAGATCCAGAGTTTAGTTGAGCCTGCCGTTAGATACACAGAGGGAGAAACGGTGCCTCCGAAAACCCCCTCCCCCGGGAGCGTTGAGAAAGACGGCCAGGGGGAAGGCACATCAGAGAAAATGGAAGAAACTGAAACTAAAGATGACAAGCAAGAGAGTGAGGATCAAAAGGCAGCCAATGGGGCTTTTAAGTACCCTTATCTCCGTGAGGAGGATCTTGAACAGGACTCTGGGGGAGGAGGGGACATTCTCAAATCTTTAGCCAACACAGTGGCctctgccatcaataaagctcaAACAGGGACACCGAGCTGGAGTGCCTACCCGAGTATCCACGCTGCCTATCAGCTCTCGGGCCTCATCAAAAGAGCGCCTCTCTCGGCGTCCCCCCCCTCTCAGCTAAAGCAGACATTTAACCATAAGCTGAGACCGATTGCCCCCAAGGGGAAGTCCTACCACAGGGCTGCGGGAGTGGAGGCTCCCCAGGGACAGCATCAAAATGTGGACATAAAAAAGGAAAAGGTTGGCATTAGTGATGGTAAAGAAAGTCAGAATACTAAGTGTGATCTGTTGGAGAATGATGACAGCGATTGTCAGGAtgattcctcttcctcttcaaaGCTCGATGCAGACTGTATGAATGAAGGGAGCGATGCGATCAAAGGGAAGATGAGCCCAGACTTCTCtgacagaggcaagacaccgaGCCCCTCTGCCAGCAATGGACGCAGCGCTActtcagagcctctcagtgacACTCAGTCTCTCCTTGGCATAAACCCTCTTAGTGCTCTGCAGTCTGTTCTTAACAATCATCTGGGCAAAGCAAATAAGTCCAATAGCTCAAGACTAGATCAACTCACAGCTCACACACAGTCTATTTTTGCTGACCTTAACCGTAGCAGCGAGAAACAAGCGTTAATGCTTGGTAATGCGATGAGAAAAATACCTGATAACCCCTTTCTATTCGTCAGTGAGGACCAACCGATAGACCTGACGAAATCTAAACACAGCAAGTCGAGTTCCTCCGTACTTCAGCCCTCCACCCCCATGCCACAGAAATATGCCCTGTCTGACATCGCGGACATGTTGAAAGTTCTTCCAAAAGCCACAACGCCGAAATCTTCCACACCGTCACGGATCCCGTCGATGAAGCTGGAATCAGACGTCAGGCACTTTGAGGACATGTCTCCCGAGGTTTACTCCGTCCACAAGCGTAAAGGCAGACAGTCGAACTGGAACCCTCGGCATCTTCTCATCCTGCAAGCTCAGTTCACCTCCAGCCTCTTCATGACCTCTGAGGGGAAGTACCTGCTCGCAGACCTCGGCCCTCAGGAACGGATGTACATCTCCAAGTTCACCGGATTGTCCATGACCACCATAAGCCACTGGCTGGCAAACGTAAAGTACCAACTGCGGAAAAGTGGAGGGACCAAATTTCTGAAGAACATGGACACCGGTCACCCCATCTTCTACTGCAATGACTGCGCCTCCCAGTTTAGGTCACCCAACCAGTTCATTTCCCACCTGGagtcccatctcgggttcctACTCAAAGACATGGGCCACATGCCGGAAGAGCACCAGAAGGACGAGCCAGAACTGTCGAAGGCCCTCAGCGTCAGGGCCTCCGACGCTCTCGTCACAGACAATGACATTGAATCAAAGTTCCGATGCAAGCTCTGCTGTCGGACATTCGCGAGCAATCACGCAGTCAAACTCCATTTGAGTAAAACCCACAGCAAATCCCCTGACAACCATTCACAGTATGTGGAAATGGACAGGGAGTAG